Below is a genomic region from Neurospora crassa OR74A linkage group VII, whole genome shotgun sequence.
TCGGTCGTCGCGGGGATTCTTTGGTCGCTGTCGTAATCGCAATGGCTTGCCCTGGCTCGGCTGGTTGGTGAACCTTGAGAGCTACTCGAAGCTATCGCAACGGATGTTGTTCTTGCTCTTGTCGCTCGGATTAGGGAAGATTATGGGATTGTCGAGATCAGGTGATCCAGCTTTCATTGTTTGTTCCTTGGAATCAGCCAGGCTTTGGGTGTCGTGGGAGAAGACCAAGAGATCCGGCGGCCATGGAATGGGCTCTGGCTTGCTTGTTGTTCTGGTCAAAGGAGCTGTCCATGTCATAACCGTCACAGGGTCCCGGAAACAGTCCACATGCCGTCCAGGAACCTTTCAGTGGCTTTCTTTGCTGAAAGACGACCTGGAAGCAGGAACCTTGGCGGCCGCCTCGACCCCGCCATTGGGCCGCGCGGCGGGCAGTGCGAGAGCAGATCCAATGCCTGCCGCCAGGCTGCTTTCCTTCTGTGGAAGCGCCAGCAACAGCTCGGCAGGCTTGAGACAGGGCATCTCAGCTGAGTCAGCTTGAAAGGTGCACAGGCCACTTTGGCGGTCTTGTATGTACAGGAAGTATAAGACTCGACATTTCTGGCCATTTTCAAGATTGAAGTTTGAACGTACCATGTAAAACTAAATGGcaagatggatgatggatgacttTCTGCGGATGGAATCGTCCAACATCCCGGCAGTTGGCCATGTTGATATTCTGTTGTATCACATTCCTGAATTGATCTCATATAGCCAACTTGAACCCCCACGGCCAAAATACATGTGCGCACAAGTTTCTAGAAGTTGGGAGGGTGTTTCGCATCAGATCACACATCCAATTCTTGTCTGATTCCCATGCGAGCTGTCATCATTTCAAACACGGCAGCCGCGATATCCTGCCTGTTTTCGTCGTATTTTAGCGACCAACACTTGGTGACACGGCGGGACCAGCCGATGGATCAGAAGGCCCAAAGAAGCAGGTTAGCGAAATGCCAGTCGAACCACTTGGGAACCATGTCCAGCCTCAAAATCGGGAGTTTACGGAATCCGCCAAGGGGATCGGAACCAAACGGGGGGCGAGGATATGCCACAACCATTGAGGCATTGAGATTATGTGAGGGTGAAGAATCTAGCCCTTGACAGATACGTATAGTAAACAGGACTTGCAACTGGCCAGCTGACAGGTACGCGATGCGGTGCCCTTGTTTTCCACGATCTCGACCGCGCCATCATGACCTCGATCACGGTGTAACTTCGGCCGCAGGCTGATGATACGGGAATGCCTTTTCCAAGACAGTAAGATTAATATCAAACCCGGGAAATAGGAGGCAGCGAGACTTTTGGTGTATCCCGTTCTGAGTGATGTCTACTTGTTTATAATCCTGCCTTGATCCCCGAGTGCTTGTGTGTTGTGGTACTCTACCAATCCATCCATTCCAACCTACACTGTTACTGTTACCATTCTCACATCTCAGTGATACCCTCaattttcttcctcttcatcacaATGGCGTCAACAGTCTCCTCCATAAGCCCAATGCAAGGCAAGTCCACCACAACTCCTCCACCCagccctttcctcctcctctcacaGCCCTCACGTCCGTCACGCCCAAACTAACACCCCATCTTCCTACATAAACAGCCAGCATCGAAGCAGCAGCCGACAACCTATTATTCGAACAGGGCCGTCTCCTTGTCCCCCCTGAGACCTGCCTCTCCACCCTACTCAAACAGATCCTCGTCCAATTCACCAACACCTACGCCCTCCCGGATGGCAGTCatgccctcctctcccagcCCTCCAGCCTCGACCGTATCCTCAACTCCATCTTCGACACCTCCTGCCTCGCCTTCGTGACCGAAAAGGAATTCCGCATCGAGGCTGGGCTAGACGACCACGACAAGGTGACGCTGTTCGTCCAAGCTGTTGCGGGGATGGCCATGGTTTTTGAGCGGCTCTTGCgtgcttgttcttcttcttctgcagcTTTCGCAAACTCTGGGTCAGGAGACTTGACGACCAGTCTCCTCTCCAGGGAGCTCCAGCTCTTTGCCGAGAGCGAACAGCGCAGAACGATGCTGGATCGTATCGGCGCGACGTCCTTGCTGAGCCATTGTTATACCAAAGACGAGCTGGTCAGCTTTGTGGTGGCAATGGTGGAGGATCCGGATCGGGCGTCCCAGCAGGGCGGGAGTAGTCTGCTCTCGCTGAATGCGGCGGGCGAGGATTTGTCGAGTGATAGTGTGGCATGGGTTAGTGGCCGAAGTTGCAAGAATATGGGGCTGCCGTGGGGGTTCACAATTATGGCGCTGAACTGAGGTTATACTAGACAGGATGAGAAGCTGCGGTCTGTCGGTGGGTGGATGAGTAAGGGtcagggagaaggggggtgTAAGTTGTGTTTTGGTTATCCCCATTCAGCGATTTTAGAGCAAGGCGTCAAGGGGTATCTTGGGGGAATCTTCAATGAATACATCACGTAATAATTACCGTTTGGTAAAGAAATCGACCTATGACTGCATTCACGAGACAGTTTCCCCGGAGCGCTGTGTGATGAATCGTACCTGCGCCTGATCTCGATTGGGTATAGTGGACATTCTTTCCGTAACTGATTTCATTAGGTCTAAGCCTTGACGGCCTGAGGGGCACCACCAGCCTGGGCGCTCGTCTGGACCTGAATGATCTctgtcctcttcttctcaatcTTGCCCTGTGTCTCCTTGATGACTCCCTCCAAGCGAGTGCTGTGACAGTGGGTCAGTTGCGTTGTAACTCAAGATCCCATGCAGCAGTTCAACTTACATCTCCTTGCTGATGAACTCCAGTCTACCCTTGACTGTGTTCTCTGCATCCATCTTGTCCTGCTTGAGCAGCACCGGGCCCACTAGCTTGAAGATCTGCTCGTCatccttgagcttctcgaaCTCCTACATGGTGCTCAGTTAGTCCCCATTTTTTCCTTGGGCAGAATTTGGCGAAAGGCATTGGGCATGCGAGCGCGATGCTTGGAGAAAAGCTGACATTTTGCACGCTGACGTTTTCCTGCTTCTGAGCCTCGAGCTTCTGTCTGGCGAGAACAGTCTCTTGGAGTTCTGAGGTACAGTTAGTGAATGAACTACGGGGATATCATCATAAGGGGGGCTCACCTTTGTTCAGGTTTTGATACTCATCAGAGAGAGCTTGGAGCTTTAGTTGGAGGGGGCTGGCCATGGCTGCTTCTTTGAGGGTGATGTGAAGTGAGAGACAGGGTTATGCTGAAAAGTTACTAGGCGATGACGTTCGAAAACTGAAAAAGGGTTTGGACACAGTGAGGGagggaagatgatggatcaAAATGCAGGAACAAGAAACACAGATGAGCTCCAGTATGGGGAATTTGGAGGTTTCTATTCCGGGGAACTGAGCTCGCTGTGCAGTCAATCGTCAGGGGTGAGCTGAGCAGATCCCAAAGTCAGTGCCCAAGCTTTAGCTGTTAGTGCAGGAGTGTATCCTCAAGCAAAGTACTAACAGCCCCAGACCAGCGCTCTCTCCACGCGCAAACAAGTGGCGTCAGTGGCCCCCAGGCCGGGAACCATAACAGGACCCCGCGCTACGCTAGCGCTTCCAGGTCAACGGCCAAGACAAGTCGACCTCGTTGCTTGAAACTAACCAAGATATGGACAAGACCACCAACGATCTTCCCCTCTCCAATTCCACCTCAGACCAGGGCGCGACACCAACTTTTTTGTGCCAGAAGACAGTCTTGCCGTAGTCGTTGCCAGGTGACGCCCGCAAGATACGACCAATTCCCGATTTCTCTTCACCTTATCTCTGCCACTCTCGTTGCCGTAGCCTAGGACAACAGCAGTCGTCATCAACGGGTCTCCTCCCTCGCATATGGCCATCTGTTGACATTGACTTCGAACCTCGGCGCGCGAATATCAACAAACTCTCCTTGTCCGAGCGAAGAAGCAAACAAGTATAACGACTACAAACGCTTACTACGGCGTACCAAGAAGAGCGACCAATCCTACACTCGACTAAACCACGAATTCACGCGACATCACTTTACACGCTTcgagccgccgccgcacaAAATGTCCAATACCGACTTCCTCGGCCGCGCCATCGAGCAAGTGCGCAAAGCCATCGAAGCCGACAACGCCGCCCAGTACGACAAAGCCTACCAGCTGTACTACCAATCGCTCGAACTCTTCATGCTCGCCCTAAAATGGGAGAAGAACCCGAAATCCAAGGAGATGATCCGGGCCAAGACGGGCGAGTACATGGACCGGGCCGAGAAGCTCAAAGCGCACCTGGCGGACGCGGAAGCGAAGCGGAAGAAGCCCGGGATGGTGGGCGCGAACGGGGGTTCGACGGGCGGgacggggaaggggaaggaggccGGGGAGGACGGTAATGGCAATGGAGAAGCGTTGGATGAGGATAGCAAGAAGCTGAGAAGTGCGTTGGCGGGCGCGATTCTGCAGGAACGGCCGAACATCAGCTGGGATGATGTGGCTGGTCTAGAGGGTGCCAAGGAGGCCCTCAAGGAGGCGGTCTTGTTGCCAATCAAGTTCCCGCATCTGTTCCAGGGGAAGAGGCAGCCGTGGAAGGGTATTTTGCTGTATGGCCCACCGGGAACAGGAAAGAGTTATTTGGCCAAGGCAGTGGCGACAGAGGCGAAGAGCACGTTCTTCAGCGTGAGCAGCTCGGATTTGGTGAGCAAGTGGATGGGTGAGAGTGAACGGTATGTTTTGTCCTGTTGTCTCTGTCCTTATGCCACTATCGTGACTGAGAAGCTAACGATTTTCCAACAAAAAACAGTCTAGTAAAGCAACTCTTCGCCATGGCCCGAGAAAACAAGCCCTCCATTATCTTCATCGACGAGATCGACGCCCTCTGCGGTCCGCGCGGTGAAGGCGAGTCGGAAGCCTCGCGCAGGATAAAAACCGAACTTTTGGTCCAAATGGACGGTGTCGGCAAAGACAGCAAGGGCGTGCTGATCCTGGGCGCCACCAACATCCCCTGGCAGCTGGATGCTGCTATCCGTCGCCGCTTCCAGCGCCGCGTGCACATCACTCTGCCGGACCTGGCGGCGCGCACCACCATGTTCCGGCTGGCTGTGGGCGACACCCACACGGCGCTCAAGGCGGAAGACTTCCGCGAGCTGGCGCGCGCGGCGGAGGGTTATTCGGGTTCGGATATCAGTATTGTTGTGCAGGATGCGTTGATGCAACCGGTGAGGAAGATTCAGCAGGCTACGCATTTCAAAAAGGTTcgttcttttttgtttttctcttttctctcccaTCCCTGACCCTCAACCCCTACTTCTACCTCTATTCATGATGCGAGATTGTTAACTTTTGTTACTACAAAAAACAGGTCGTCCACGAAGGCAAACAAATGCTCACGCCCTGCTCGCCAGGCGATCCGGACGCCATCGAAATGACGTGGGAGCAGGTACCCTCGGACGAGCTGCTCGAACCATTTGTCGACAAGAAGGACTTTatcaaggccatcaaggccagCAGGCCGACTGTGTCGGGCGAGGATCTCAAGAGGAATGAGGAATGGACAAAGGAGTTTGGTAGTGAGGGTGCGTAGAGAGATGCCTGCCACAGTGTGGGGGGCGGGTGTGGTCAATGGTTCGTTCCGTGCGGTTTATTCTTGTTCTTTGGTGTTTCTCCCATGGAAAGCGAAGGAGTGGTATACAGAGGGCGGCGGGTATCTGGATGTTTTAGGTACTTTTTACTTTGGGGTTAAGAGTCTTGCAAGCCCCTTTTTCTATCTTGGCAGCACATTGCATGCGGCAAGGCACATGTTTACTACGAAgacttgatgatgacgatatTATTCTAGCGAGAAAATCAGGGGAAGATGGAGTGTCGATGGGCGTTTTGCAATCATGCGATATTGGAAGAGTACATAGATTCATGACACTTCACATCAACCAGGTACTTTTAGACGTACGTTCCGTTTCGTTTAATGAGCCTTTGTTTTTACCCATATCGCCGCCATATGATGCTCCATGGGTATGATGCTAGTACACACGCACATCCTTTTCAACTTTTTTGCGCTACCCCTCTATGATCAGTCGTAGATGGCAAGAGATGTGaatgacgacaac
It encodes:
- a CDS encoding prefoldin subunit 6, giving the protein MASPLQLKLQALSDEYQNLNKELQETVLARQKLEAQKQENVSVQNEFEKLKDDEQIFKLVGPVLLKQDKMDAENTVKGRLEFISKEITRLEGVIKETQGKIEKKRTEIIQVQTSAQAGGAPQAVKA
- a CDS encoding vacuolar protein sorting-associated protein VPS4 is translated as MSNTDFLGRAIEQVRKAIEADNAAQYDKAYQLYYQSLELFMLALKWEKNPKSKEMIRAKTGEYMDRAEKLKAHLADAEAKRKKPGMVGANGGSTGGTGKGKEAGEDGNGNGEALDEDSKKLRSALAGAILQERPNISWDDVAGLEGAKEALKEAVLLPIKFPHLFQGKRQPWKGILLYGPPGTGKSYLAKAVATEAKSTFFSVSSSDLVSKWMGESERLVKQLFAMARENKPSIIFIDEIDALCGPRGEGESEASRRIKTELLVQMDGVGKDSKGVLILGATNIPWQLDAAIRRRFQRRVHITLPDLAARTTMFRLAVGDTHTALKAEDFRELARAAEGYSGSDISIVVQDALMQPVRKIQQATHFKKVVHEGKQMLTPCSPGDPDAIEMTWEQVPSDELLEPFVDKKDFIKAIKASRPTVSGEDLKRNEEWTKEFGSEGA